Part of the Henckelia pumila isolate YLH828 chromosome 2, ASM3356847v2, whole genome shotgun sequence genome is shown below.
AGAGTcagttaaataactcaaacacatgcaagAAACCAGTGcaagcggactcaatctaccctacccacttctaaattcagtccaagatcttatctctctaataccacttaatgtgagacctcggttctaatcaactaatcttggattaaactACACTAAAGCatgcaagatccaagactaaaagaatactgaaattttttttttttttttttaaaagggagggtgcgctcggtctgctaaaaagtgAAGACCGGGCGCCTTCAAAACAGCAACCTGCTGTTTTTCTCGATGGGGTGTGCGCTCGGTTTGCTAAAAACTGCCGACCGAGCACCCCCTGCTGCAGAACAAGGAAACACCAGAAAAACAACAAGGCTCGACTCCAACACTTccaaatcataatcatgcattacaacgcaATTCAAAATCGTTAATACACATGCATAATCCATTACaaagtagttctaaagttatacaatctccaactagtagaacatgctttaATCTAACTTATTCAAAACAACACAACAAcaagagttcgaatacaatctaagttcgattacaaattCGACTCCCAAAACACCAAGTCACACTTCTAATCAACTCAACccttagccatgctgcctctgactcggtcctgccccacctgttgccaaacacacaaacaaaaacaagacaacagccggataatccggtgaaaatataattcccagtaaaagagaatagcatacaatatcacataatatatcaaaacatgatatataatcaaattccacataatcttcaagtaattcatttcactgcggaataaaatgatatgcatgactttaaaacttctggattataatactcagataatcaaaaggaattcttctttctttctttctttctttcttcggtttggaatcccgaggttaaaatatccaacattcacaccgaactcccctttcgaggtggacgtgatatattttaatcctctagactatagggcattatagtgagttaatcgacacttgtagtaaatcgcctactaaggccactcaactataatctccagatcgtctaattcaaaatgaataatcaatcggttcaatatgaatacatatgaaatctcatgcatttaAATATCAGTTCaatcataagttcaaataagcatataaacatgcaagtatgtgattttttctaggacactcgaatcaatccggattcgagttaatcgtcctatttcattccaaagtcatcttataccttcttgtcgtttcacaatcttcaatctgtaaaacaacaattctcaattaaataactattaagTTCTACGATCGATAAGTAAGAAAGACGATATTATACCTGCtcaaatcttccaaactgatcgaagctgcaatctcgcaactccaaggacttcgaatcaatctaacagaagaagtcacatgatcaatatcgatagcaaaacctcatcaaactcggtataattcaatcaatagaaacgatatcccgaaactcaaactgacggcataatggctatattCTGACAAACCGAAAATGAAGACAACTTAATATCAACCAAATAAACTCCTTCCAATCAACAAACATCCAATCCaattcaaacccaacaaatctcaaaatccctcttttcgaaaattcaaagaaaattcatatcaaatccaatcgacGCTCTAATTCAATTTCGTCTCAGAATACACGATAAGAATAatttcaagaacatcatacccaaaaagaatcaaattccaaccacatccgaaaaataaaatatatctgatcggagagaaacttacgatagaacgaagctctcgctgcagtgatcgctaaactgccttcagaaataattttcaacggacggatcgagttcggggtgaaatctggaagcttggaaggAAGCTTgggcgcttcaatggaggaggagacggcttggaggagATGAGGAGTGAGTGGACCAAGTCAACCAAGAgctagatattataacaaactCAAATTTTGCACTTttgtccctaaaatttccaaaaattgcaaaatggtccctgatcaataaaaagtccgatctcaaattctgaaatagctgattatctcaaataaagtcaattaagataatttggggcgttacagctTCATTTTGGTGTAAGTAATTCTTCGATCAGATAAACTTCATTTTTCGAATGTTGATGGAATGGaatgatttttgaatatgttgtttttgggctagcatagatcgtatattcgaagtcggtttgaaAAAATAACGAATttttgaattgttatgatttttgaaagaaaattcaaaaataggGGTTtcgagatttgttgggattgcgtTTAAATTGGATGAATGATTGTTGTTATGAGTTGTTGGATGGATATATTGATGGTTGTATTCCGGATATTTGAatttatagctgttatgccgtcggttcgaGTTTTCAATATCGTTTCATTTGAATTGATCGATCCGGGTTTTGTTTGAATTGAGAGGTTGATAATGGGTCTTATTAATCTTCATTTCATATTTGGTTGAAGATAGTCGGGCTTGAACAAGAATTGAAAGTTGATTCATTGGAAGTAGAAGGACGGTTTGTATCGAATTTTTATTTCGAAGATTGATTGACTTGAATAGATTGGATGAATGTTTTCATCATCTGGCTTATACTTATGATCATCAATTATCCAACACTGGTTTTGCTGTCTAAGAAATTTTACCGAAACATTCGATGGTCAATTTAATCTAATTTAGGTCACACGAGAGCACATCCTCTACACTACAAGGGCTTCTCAGCTACACTTGTCCGTGACGATCATATACCACCTCTTTAAAAACCCCATGTTGTTGGCAGAAATCCTTTGACAAGAAaattacattatttttttttttaaaatagtaaatattttattggATGCAGACGGCAGAAACTGGCTGTTAACcaactaaaaaataatttatttctcGCAAAACTAAATCAAAATGACAAATGTGAAGCatgacaaaatattttatcgaaATTGGCAATACTGCAGCTACAATCCTCGTTGTTGGAGTGTCATATACCTATTTCGATCGGGAGTCAGATCTTGATAAAattaaaacttgaaaattttggaaaataaatctgttcaatatttttattttataaaaatgagTCGAATGACGTCCCCAATATTTGAAATACATTGGAGAaagtcattttttaaaaataaattgttggCCGAAGTTAGgtggaaaaaaatattattgtactttttaattaaaaaaaaattggcagtATGGCAAGGTCCATGCTAAAAAACATGATACATCACCCAATTTCAATCTAGACTTGGAAGCATACAAAACAAAGGACTGCTGTCAGTGAAATGGATGTTATGATTCAATTGTCCTAAAAGAGGTCATCTTATCATGCTCATGCAAATTGATGCACGCGATCAAATTATTCGGTCACAAGAACAAGCAATTCATTTCATTAGACACATGGATTACATCTTTTTTGTCGAGATACCACAATAGAAATCCAAGCAACTCAACGTCTGTGGATGGTATTCGCTTTGCACGAAAATAGGAATATGAAATCATATAAAAAGTACAGGTGTCGTGTACCATGTAGTAAGAATGATATGGCTATTCAGATGCGCTATGCAGATTTACCCTGGAGCCGCAATGAAAATGCATATAGTGATAAGAGAACCTCTTTCAACCTCTCTTTGGTTGAATCATCAATCAAGTTGCCTTCACTGTCAAACTTTGCAGGAGGCTGGAATACGTTAACAAAAAACTCTGGTTTGTTGATGAAATGAATGTTAAGAAACACACCGATTTGACGAAGATGATATTGTGAACGGCCCCCACCCCAACCTCCACCTCCGCTGACTATCGCCGCCGCTTTATCAGCCCATACATTTGGTGGCCTGGATCCCCAATCAATGGCATTTTTTAGAGGTGCTGCcagaaaaaagaataaaaatgaGATGAAATTGGAAGGAAATTTTTCCAAAggcaaatattttatttttattacagcATAAACATTGTTGCAGCTATTAAAATTTGTAGTCCCCACAAGTTTGTTCTTTTTCCTGAACACACTCCATCCTTGCATACAATATTTGTTTTCCTTTGGAGTTGTAGGCAAAATCAGTGAAGCCAGGTGTTCGAGCCATCAAATGTAACAATGCATGAGTTAATATGAAATCAAAGATGACTGGAAGTTGGCCGCAGTTAGAAGCTCACTCAACAAGAATCAAGTGCTCTATTGTCGTTTGAAGAAGTTACACTTCCTAGACATGGCATGGATATAAAAGGGAGAGCCACAAGTGAAGATGCAGAGAAAGAACTGGTCAAGAGCGTGTACTTGAATGAGAGCTCCTGAAAGATGGCCAAGAAGATTTATTTGTGCAATTCAATTGTGGTTTCTTGTATGTGAGAGAAGGAAGAAAACCAAAGTGAATTTCTGTGAGAAATCTTGTATCCTTGATTGAAAAAGTGTGTACATGGTGAAGAGAGAAATAGTGCTCCTGCAGTAGATGTAGATCAATTgatcgaaccacgtaaatcttgcaTTCTTGTTTGCTGAATTTTCTTTCATTGCTGGCCTAAAGTTAATGATCATTTAAACAATCCATTCACATTGATCAAGGGCTAAAAACACAAACACTAAGTATAAAGATTCTGGGGATCAGTTGTTTGCATTCTCTTCGATAGAATCATAACCCAAATAAAACATTGATCGTCCAAAATCAAGGTTCTAAAACGCGCTAGGCAGTAGGCGGGTGGCCACCTACCGCTTAGCGCCTAGGTGCTTAAGCGGGCGCCTAggcgttttttttttaaatattttaattaactataaaaatatatatatatatatatataatattttataatatctaaaaaatatgcataaatgtgttcaatattttcattaatattttttcaaccATTCTTATTAACgtacataaattttttatgtgcatatatgtCAACAGAATACGCATAAATTTGTTCAACCattattctaaaaaaatattaatatttttaaattaattttttttgaaaagaaaatcGATCTGCGGCGCCTTTTAGAACAGTGTCCAAAATAACATGATAACCATGATCTATCACTAACAACCAATATAATCTTCAATCTTGTCAATGAAGACATTATCATTCAGCTTGGTTTAAATCAGTGTTCTAAATGGCGGTCGAGGCGACCGCCTAGGCGGTAGGCAGCCCTCGACCGCCATGCCTTGGCATGAGGCGGCCTTTTCAGGCGGCCCAAGCTGTCCGGCGGGCGAGGCAGGCGAGGCCGCGGTGGCGGGCGCTCGGGCGGGTGAGGCGGGTGAGGCGACCAAGGCGGTCAACACATCTTTAAATTCAGTCAAAGGTCAGTcaactaattttaaaattatagtcAAAAgtcaataaattttaaaaacctagTCAAAGTCTACCCATTTTAACAACTAGTTATTGACTTATTTCAAAAACACTAGTcactttatttttgtttttcatttttgcaCCTTGTATAGATAGTATTATATTTTTGAAGcattttttatgcataaagaTTAATTAGTTACACATCTTacataaaaaattatgattattttttattacattgcaTTACTATATATGTTTACCCATaaaaaatgcttaaaaaaattcaaccgcCTAGGCGGCCCCATaaaaaatgcttaaaaaaaattcaaccgccTAGGCGGTCACGGACCGCCCCGCCACCACCTCCCGCCATTTACAACACTGGTTTAAATAGCTATCTCACACCAGTGGTCATCTTAAGCTTTGGCCTCCAGCATGTATTTAAATGTGATTCTTTCTAACCATGTTCAACTCTCGTCTGCTTTCCGGTCATAATCACAAGCAAATTTGTGGAAGGAGAATGAGTAGACATGTATCAGCTATGAGAGAACAGCAAATACTGTATAGCAATTTGGGTAACAAGTCGATTAAGATAGTggttgcaacctctaaaaataagtgattatggagattctcttaacaaatttgttaagagaatctccataatcacttatttttaaacgttgcaaacactacctaagagCCCAATGAAAACTCCATTTAGTTCATCTAATTGATTGGAATAGCTAGAAGAGACAATGGTGTAGCTTATATACATCAGCACTACATATTCTGAATCATCCTTTAGTTGTGCATTCCTATTTCTTTGTTAATGGATTTTGTTTCTATACAAAAATTATATTCTATAATTCAGGTAATCAGACAAATATACCTCTTACTAGTTTTTCATCTAATGAGTATGAAGGCTCTGAACGTCCATATATATTTCATAACTAATCCTTTGCTAAATTGTATTAGGACTAGGAGTGTTAACAAATTGAACCGGCTAGGGAGTTTTTTTAGCTAGCTCGAAAAATATTTATGTGTATTCAAAACTATCGAATACAAAAGAATGGAACCCAAATTGTTTTGCTACATAATTCGCAAGCCACAAGTgaactttaatattttattaatataagcTCGTGAACATGTTCGAATATTAGGTGAACTCGAACTCGAGAATTAATTCGAATCGAATGAagctaaaaaattaaaattttcgaTATTCGAATTAAACTCCAGCTCGAATATAACTAATTTGAGACGGATTCGAGTCTTCAAATGTTATTCATAACTCGATTCAGTTCATTTACATCTTTAATTAGGACTTGATTGGTTTTCCAGCGGAAGGTGAAAAAACTATATTCCCTTCGGTAATTATACCCAACTAGAATACTAACCCGAACCTTGACTTAAAACTTCTCCCTTTACATTAGGAATGTGAGTGCAACAAAAACATCTCACTTTCACAAGCAAAGAAACTATATATTAAATGGTGATAAAGACCAATGCGTAAATATTGGCTAATCAACAAATAGTTTCAAAAGGATGAAAAAAAAAGATGGACATTAATTGAATGAATTAAACGATGTGTACAGCAAATCCACTGCTAGCTTATGTTACTCATTAGCTTCATTTAGTTACCATGGGATAAGAGATTTTTATTACCAGTGACGGAGTAGTTGTACTCAGGAGAGGCAAAAAGATAGCAATCAGCATCAAGAATCTTCTGCCGGAAAGCCTCAACAACTGGTGGGTAAGTCCCATTTACCTCAAGATCGGTGTTGAGGAATGGTAATGGCGATATGTCCACATGTTCTATCTCCAAACCGTTAATTGATTTTGATATCTCGATAGCTAGATTGCCAGATCCATTTGCAGCATGTATAATGCCACCATCATCATAATAACAAACATGAAAGGCAGAAATAGTTGCATATTTGTTTAGCAAATCGAAAAAGGAAAACCCCCATCTCTTTAGAAGAGCAAATTGAAAATGACAAAACTATAAATGGACACTACTACTCCATTTGCAGCATGTATAATGCCACTATCATCATAATAACAAACATGAAACACAGAAATAGATGCATATTTGTTAAGCAAAACGAAATTGACAACCCCCATCACCTTGAGAAGAGCAAATTGAAATTGGCAAAACCATGAGTGAAAAATGAATAGATGTCTCACAGGGGGTACCAAAATACCACTCCGTTGAGACCGTGGAGGCGTGAACAACCACCAgaaatacaaattttagtttAGTTTTGAAGTTCTATTGAATTGgataaaaaaatagtaaaattgaagttaaaaatgtatcatgaaaatatttattacacGTGTTTTGATATCAAGATGCTGTTAGATCAAATATTACATTTTACTgtatataattttcatattaaattgaaaattgtatacatataatataaattaatctcgggccaaatttataaattaatcgGTATTAGTGCATTATTACAGGATTAAATTTCAAATGTCAATTCATCCATGAAATCACATTTCAACTCTGGGGTGAAAAACAAGATTTCGCATCTTCTCTTTCACTATTACTTGGGAggattattttttaaacattCGAGTTTAACAAGGTTATTTTACAAACAACCCTCAGCGTGGACCTGCTTCTAAGCTAATACTATCGAATTCCCCCAGTAATATAGAAAACAAAATTAAACAGAAACAAACAAAAGTTATCTGAAATTATGCAACGCACTACACAACAAACTGCAAAATCAAACGCACGAAAAGCTAAATTTCAGGGAAAAAATTCCTTCACAAAACGTCAGATCTGAACTTTCAGATAAACAAAGTATCATCATGATCATATATGAAAATTGAAAAATCAGCAGAATAAGGAAAGAAAACGGTAAATACCAGCGCGTATAAGGCCTCGATTGAAGGAAACTTTGCGGACAGAACCGCTTAGAGCTGCGACTTTCACTAACGGCGGAGTAGAAGAAATGGCTGCCATTGAAGAAGCTCGCAGTGCCATGAAATTGGAAGAGGGAGTCAACAAATAGGAATGAAATTATGCATCCAACTGCTTGAATTTAATGTTTTTTAATCTCTACTTGCAGTTAGACTTGTCAAAATGGGTCCGACCACCCGCCCCGCCAGAAGCGAGTTGGGTTGGGTGGGAAAATCTTAGCCCGTTTGAAAACGGGCCAAACATGTTGAGCCCGCGCGGGTTACGGGATAGGATGGGTTAGCCcgtcaatttttattttttatttttttttttacaaaattgtatttttttagtgtttttatatatattttttagttttattgaacttattttgaatgaattttgatgataatTAACTatgtagtattttttttttaattttttcatattttattttactaattaattttatatgttattaatttttcatagtaatactttttaatattgattaaactatttgattaaattttatttttcattttcttaGAATTTCAAgtgttttcataatttttttaattaaaaaaataacatttattttaaaaaaaattaataaaaaattaggcGGGCCGGGCGGGTTGAGGCGGGTTGCGGGCCGGCACGACCCGCCGGCCCGTTTTGACATGTATACTTGCAGTATTGCGTTTCTATATTGCGCACGCAATTTGCGTGcaatgaaaattattatttttatataatttttttttgaagaattatttttatataattttgaaatataattaCAATaccttttttgttatttaaccaATAATCATATGTGATATACCGGATGAGCTCGGGCCATCTAAGAGATGAGCTCATCTCATCCCTCACCACAATTCCTTCTTGGTCTCACAAATCAAAACTCCCACTCTTAACTCTTAGGTCGGCCAGGCTTCAACGTTAATTCATCATGATCGACCTGTAGAATGTGTTCTTAATCACTAATTGGGAGACCCAATCTTTCATTTTTAGGGAAAAAATAAGCAAGATCTCTGCAAAGAACACGGGACCATGATACATATAATGAAGGATTTCGGTTAAGAAAATGTAGCACCAAATCCGGTATCCCCCCTATAAATACGGTTTGATCTTTTTGTTGATGTCTTCAATTGCTCTCATTCACACACAACACTCTATATATTTTCTATCTGGATATCTAAATTGAACGTTGGATGGGATATTCTAAAAATACCTTTCGGCCCTCTTTTAACTCTCTTGCTCGTAGTTTCAGGTCATCCTCAGATCGAGAAGCCACTTTGAGCTTAGCTTAGTACTCTCATCTCTAGGTCGGAAGGGACTCTTAGCTCGGCCAAGAGATCACCTTTTTCCAGCAAAATCAAATGGCGTTGTTTACGGAAACTTTTGAACTAAAAAGTAGATATGTCTGTGATGGAGaaattaagttttggtgttaACATATTTAAAGGCAAAACTGGACTAAGCTTAACTGATAAATATCGAACTAAGTGTTTTGTGCATAAGCTTAACTGATATTATTAAACtgaactaaacaattaaaataaactcAGAACCTTAACTGGAAGCAACTGTGTAGCgccaaaaatccaatttactaagtcgcatgcataaaattaaataaatattatgattattatttttaagtttaattgatttaaatcctttatttgatttatgagttaataaaatgttaattatttatttaaatgattttattgtactaactatttaattaatatttttaattgtttaattttatttatttaaatgattttattatacaacCTATACTTCTTaatgattttaaaggtttaaacttgcttattcaaatgattttaaatgccccgcttatttatttaaaatgactttagtttattgaatgattatttaaatgattttaaatgtctagattatttatttaagggctTTGATTGTCCAatttgttttaaagatttttaattccgcttgtgtatttatttaaataccttTTAAATGTTCAaacattttatttatattattttaatttttctgtttattatttaaatatctaTTATatcgttgtgacatcaaaatgtttaagtattgatttaaaagaatttttgaGTTCTGAGGAATTGTAACGTCGAGCATTCCATAATTTGGATTACATGCCTaattttgttttaatatttataatcttaattttttagatttaattgctttaaattcctttaatgtttatttttcttaaatattTAAGCTAATTATTTTTGAGATTATTGAGTTCAGTGTCTTCCGGTTTCGGCACGAGGTGATGATGTATTTTGGCGGTAATTCTTAGATTTTGCAAGATTTGAGATTTGTGAGGAATTGAGgaaaataaatcaagttttttatttttaagattttcCGGGTGACCGAAACCGCTTTTAAGGcatttttgagtttattttagaattttccAAAAAGTTAACATTTTAAAACCCGGCAAgtggaatttaaatatttccTTCAATCCTTGAATTTTCGAACATAGGGATTTTTGAGGG
Proteins encoded:
- the LOC140882140 gene encoding NADPH:quinone oxidoreductase-like, with product MALRASSMAAISSTPPLVKVAALSGSVRKVSFNRGLIRAAIEISKSINGLEIEHVDISPLPFLNTDLEVNGTYPPVVEAFRQKILDADCYLFASPEYNYSVTAPLKNAIDWGSRPPNVWADKAAAIVSGGGGWGGGRSQYHLRQIGVFLNIHFINKPEFFVNVFQPPAKFDSEGNLIDDSTKERLKEVLLSLYAFSLRLQGKSA